In Mucilaginibacter celer, one DNA window encodes the following:
- a CDS encoding TonB-dependent receptor domain-containing protein — protein MKKLYILLLCLFSLTAAKASSLSTDASSSITGTVIDSLSQKPVDYATISLYDQATGKLLNGTITAADGKFSIGKLAAGTYKLKISFLSYADKTIANLKVGDGGSLKLGRVLLSPDSRLLNEVKVTGKKALVEEKIDRTVYNAENDLTTRGGDATDVMKRVPMVSVDLDGNVSVRGSGNIKVLINGKPSAMASASVADALKQIPADLIKSVEVITSPSAKYDAEGSGGILNIILKQNTLQGLSLNLNTTAGTRGSNLGLNGNYKTGKLNFSLGGFGRSGYNTPGDFTNSQTVTDLATSNTFLTTQSANTHNKYLFGRYNVGVDYDISEHNSLSLGVVLGANNRPTTQDDFLTQSYLNNQLSSSSLQRNKITNNSTSVDATLTYTLTGKKPDREFSFLTEFSQNNRDNNFENIFLDQTNGATTGGLKNDNNAINREFTLEADYQTPLAKNQLLEFGAKDIIRTVSSDYTYLTAADGTLNYVPVSSASLSNAFNYKQNVASAYASFTFNPFKNYTVKAGTRYEYTTINADFQNGAAVNIPDYGILVPSLNISKKFGNGDILKLGYNRRIQRPSIEFLNPNIQASNPLNISAGNPALQPEFTNNFELAYSTNIKNNHFNISAFMRNTNDAIQTIRSTIGDTIKTSYQNLGKQNAYGMSLSANIAISNKLNLNGGLDLYHLDLDNKNPDPLFRASNSGWVANYRLFGSYDLSDNYSLQAFAFRRSRQIQLQGYQGSFGVYNLSINRKFANKKGSIGIGADNFLTNGLHIPTVVNSGNINQNSVNIMYNRSFEITFSYKFGGLSQAKPKKPKKTINNDDLKEGSSNNSN, from the coding sequence ATGAAAAAACTATATATCCTGTTGCTGTGTCTTTTTTCGCTCACAGCAGCAAAAGCAAGCAGCCTCAGTACAGATGCCTCCTCATCCATAACCGGTACGGTTATCGATTCACTTAGCCAAAAGCCTGTTGATTATGCTACTATATCGTTATATGACCAGGCAACCGGCAAACTCCTTAATGGTACCATAACCGCAGCCGATGGCAAGTTCTCTATCGGGAAACTGGCTGCCGGTACCTATAAATTAAAAATCAGTTTTTTGAGTTATGCTGATAAAACTATCGCTAACCTAAAAGTTGGCGATGGCGGTTCATTAAAGCTTGGCCGCGTTTTGCTTAGTCCGGACAGCCGTTTGCTGAACGAGGTAAAGGTTACCGGCAAAAAGGCTCTGGTTGAAGAAAAGATTGACCGCACCGTGTACAACGCCGAAAACGACCTCACCACCCGCGGCGGCGATGCCACCGATGTGATGAAGCGGGTGCCTATGGTATCGGTAGATCTGGACGGAAACGTAAGCGTGCGCGGAAGCGGAAACATTAAAGTGCTTATTAACGGCAAACCCTCAGCAATGGCCTCAGCCAGTGTTGCCGATGCTCTGAAGCAAATCCCTGCCGATTTGATTAAAAGCGTGGAGGTAATTACATCGCCTTCGGCAAAATACGATGCAGAAGGCTCGGGCGGGATCCTCAACATCATATTGAAGCAAAATACCTTGCAGGGTTTATCGTTAAACCTTAATACAACAGCCGGTACGCGGGGCAGTAACCTTGGCCTTAATGGCAATTACAAAACCGGTAAGCTCAATTTTTCACTTGGAGGTTTCGGCCGCTCGGGTTATAATACCCCCGGCGATTTTACCAACAGCCAAACCGTTACCGATCTGGCAACAAGCAATACCTTTTTAACCACTCAATCGGCCAATACGCATAACAAATATTTATTTGGCCGCTATAATGTGGGTGTTGATTATGATATAAGCGAACATAACTCACTTAGCCTTGGTGTGGTATTGGGTGCCAATAATCGCCCCACTACACAGGATGATTTTTTAACGCAAAGCTATCTTAATAACCAGCTCAGCAGTTCATCCCTGCAGCGCAATAAAATCACCAATAACTCAACCTCGGTTGATGCTACGTTAACATACACATTAACAGGCAAAAAGCCAGATCGTGAATTTAGTTTCCTTACCGAATTCAGCCAAAACAACCGCGACAATAATTTTGAGAATATTTTTCTTGATCAAACTAACGGAGCAACAACCGGAGGTTTAAAAAACGATAATAATGCCATAAACAGGGAGTTTACCCTCGAGGCCGATTATCAAACCCCGCTGGCAAAAAACCAATTGCTTGAGTTTGGCGCAAAGGATATTATCCGTACCGTAAGCAGCGATTACACTTACCTTACTGCCGCAGATGGTACGCTTAACTACGTACCGGTTTCGTCGGCCAGTTTGTCAAACGCGTTTAATTATAAACAAAACGTGGCATCGGCCTATGCTTCCTTTACTTTTAATCCCTTTAAAAACTATACCGTTAAAGCCGGTACGCGTTATGAGTATACTACCATTAATGCCGATTTTCAGAACGGAGCCGCGGTAAATATTCCTGACTATGGCATCCTGGTGCCCAGCCTCAACATCTCAAAAAAATTCGGTAATGGCGATATTCTTAAACTGGGCTATAACCGCCGGATCCAGCGCCCTTCTATCGAGTTTTTGAACCCCAATATCCAGGCTTCAAACCCGCTGAACATTAGTGCCGGTAACCCTGCTTTACAGCCCGAGTTTACCAACAACTTTGAGCTGGCTTACAGCACCAATATCAAAAATAACCACTTCAATATTTCGGCTTTTATGCGTAATACCAATGATGCTATCCAAACCATCCGGAGCACCATCGGCGATACCATCAAAACCAGTTATCAAAACCTGGGTAAGCAAAACGCCTATGGCATGAGCCTTTCGGCCAATATTGCTATCAGCAATAAACTTAACCTGAACGGCGGCCTTGATCTGTATCATTTAGATCTCGACAATAAAAATCCCGATCCGCTTTTCCGAGCCTCAAATAGTGGCTGGGTGGCCAACTACCGCTTGTTTGGCAGCTATGATCTTTCGGATAATTACTCGCTACAGGCCTTTGCGTTCCGCCGTTCGCGCCAGATTCAGTTGCAGGGTTACCAGGGTAGCTTTGGGGTGTATAACCTCAGTATCAACAGAAAATTTGCCAATAAAAAAGGCAGTATCGGTATTGGTGCCGATAATTTCCTAACCAACGGGCTGCATATCCCAACGGTTGTTAACTCGGGCAATATCAACCAAAACTCGGTAAACATTATGTACAACCGCAGCTTTGAAATAACGTTTAGCTACAAGTTTGGTGGTTTATCGCAGGCAAAACCTAAGAAGCCTAAGAAAACTATTAACAATGACGATTTGAAGGAGGGGAGCAGCAATAATAGTAACTAA
- a CDS encoding NACHT domain-containing protein — protein sequence MKKLFVISYSHTFAQGLEIKRLVDRLNNLGVNDYAEIWWDYEIPSGSIWDKEIRDKLEMAAGYFVLGSKSYIESAYIRQVEWPIIERKAKSGAAKLFWTSFDYPVESYPPEVYLSYFQTAAGRNTPLNQVDTQKKKNDFLTQLAEEIAAFLVTDSEPLSFIDLPKREPTSREIEAAYLETLRSQCAEIVSRDRFLPMQQLYVRLKADERTTEEIMAGEELIKRRIQAEIADIRFDTSKKTADQIIEEQLKQLKEVEQLPTEATARFVTGNLSDDSLEGIFQRNRFLVVRGGPGSGKTVLCWKITEQMLAGWTEEFELRQVKSIRRMTEFGTTRLPILIPIRDYAKACREHDGNLTLAGFIGNHLLREDPVNAVYFNRFLIKQIEDGRTVILLDGLDEVPAMDRHRIVDSIQIFLRTYINPTLDKFFGDPGDIGGNQMVITSRLAGYELAPVTDKAFKHFIIRPFDEKGIEDYCRNWAEMVFRPRTPNYGGMADRLVAIILRDSNPTVRELAKNPLLLQVLCELTAPVDVLDDLLPEDSLNELPRIRAEIYERAITVMANRWKLAYESVAEKNDYVKRLLEPGKIEELLSYIALEMQRNEVLTRATREQLRGWLEIALGKLEGKPVMLMPAAEVTQTISALLNLIRTHVGVISESAPGVFQFHHLTFQEYLAGRASCRTYNGKSWETAAKIGELLASVDKGLLSQRWREPLLLAFGYLGIRAKTDEAAPKPAEVMKALLTVWEKEGSDITPEEVALLSTSLLLELPDDLILELMGPIISNLVACYSTWFGSGASRETVKFFIQPLVNLRRRLTSQSGSDGNNPFDIEAANIIENDSVLRAPLARIFVDRGWLTPPILLVFAKARVHDQEAWEWPLHQGLRRAVLEKEDLEPRVLANLSAPDASESIQKRINYDRALDVWREQKRADDERVARPELFKVPEIQHVLNSAGAIRNQSPATLRMLIALCGGFSDFQCSRWIKEYADMAVFLQQQDAIRENRINEAPEIFLPRWGGEDVVYNMAVYLDTQQGGRRSLVNEPVNFMTENISHDPSETLLPVLKALITGESDKKIVKLLRQIVALDNEAEIAAEAWIALLAIGQAPPFPGNSVFAEHIYWHCGRIVDELRDVVVRFAHRSKGNNESKKKADQTETGENIWSILAQWLPTLPEPEAVTIFRFVMEALIEATGEPVKPELKWKGAPNSPMNLAIWGEAWAVLLCGRSDDATYNLAVGLDTMKFASEPIEIFRQCEAIIKSANIRFAPGVDGTLIAPPRFDSNLAAINYFCAVVQFLCETSGMHDPRLGAALFDEITSDLFKAREDLPPMIILLAAYLDALNEDGFSMSPEEFERLLEMFSAIDEVEFHLADKWKLAELLSNDDTALSVSSRSHFDIIADICRLDNLSYTDEWKAFTIFLAANVIKKLDNKLGSREDIWLQLQSDVQAEAKTLSQTLATLLTRAEDGRLTMNKTVTRVVEAIAFINSKTARDVLSCVVPLISSTTPSEIPVLRSWIEKKWQRNISDQTVIFLSRHAALLMFEHNPIPEPSWVRPTFDLTEYGDDGSRARAVFALRGPISDIKRGIRKQSVSALGFDVLKEIIDYCIEKPQEQFKYFDDVDFDDPNVIDWLNSYSHQALKDYSVLHYIFGWGTWTYEVLEAFADSLIKGSISWNDAFIIGYGILVYHQNGVIPVSLHNIIREKAVSNKVTAYLLPETESYKMVVDVGLRAIAELGLTKPHDRASSILRADCLSINAGHWANSFGFAEVCADIAASDLQWQDTTPEDCWEYVEKHFDDDRLFELFFYWLVKELDTFLQRLSLGNFPVEPCDVYSTSLRNALLSVLCVMSERKRDELALLTADLEEQGVRFSTLLLDAAIPYGKLRSRVAAVTLLSRLPGLNATEISKIMPQALGADEQMRNRTLLLLPRFRDFEISESFIDEIFARLKGDSPASLTLAYANLLINFLKANKVNSAKKQREIINALRNAATDLKNIRLLSHLGGSGSTNSPRRVVHDGRLDQALLAVIGKSYSVFFANV from the coding sequence ATGAAAAAGCTTTTTGTAATATCATACTCACATACCTTTGCACAAGGATTGGAAATAAAAAGGCTCGTTGACCGCCTTAACAATTTAGGTGTGAATGACTATGCCGAGATTTGGTGGGACTACGAAATTCCGTCCGGCTCCATTTGGGATAAGGAAATAAGGGATAAGCTTGAAATGGCGGCCGGTTACTTTGTGCTTGGCAGCAAATCTTACATCGAAAGCGCCTATATCAGGCAGGTGGAATGGCCGATAATTGAGCGAAAAGCAAAATCGGGTGCCGCAAAATTATTCTGGACTTCATTTGATTATCCTGTAGAAAGCTATCCGCCCGAGGTATATCTTTCTTATTTTCAAACTGCGGCAGGACGTAATACTCCTTTAAATCAGGTCGATACGCAAAAGAAAAAGAATGATTTTCTTACACAGCTTGCCGAAGAGATAGCGGCTTTTCTTGTGACAGATAGTGAGCCTTTATCATTTATTGATTTACCAAAGCGTGAGCCCACGTCAAGAGAAATTGAGGCAGCCTATCTCGAGACATTGCGGAGCCAATGCGCAGAAATTGTTAGTCGTGATCGTTTTTTACCCATGCAACAGCTTTATGTGCGGTTAAAGGCCGACGAGCGAACAACCGAGGAGATCATGGCAGGAGAAGAGCTGATTAAGCGGCGCATTCAAGCGGAAATTGCTGATATCCGGTTCGATACATCAAAAAAAACAGCAGATCAGATCATTGAGGAACAGTTAAAACAACTAAAAGAAGTTGAGCAACTCCCAACAGAAGCAACTGCGAGGTTTGTAACAGGTAATTTATCAGACGATAGTTTGGAAGGTATTTTTCAGCGAAATCGTTTCCTTGTAGTTAGGGGCGGACCCGGCAGCGGCAAAACCGTTTTATGCTGGAAAATTACCGAACAGATGTTAGCCGGCTGGACAGAAGAATTTGAACTTCGGCAGGTTAAATCCATCCGGAGAATGACTGAGTTTGGCACCACGCGTTTACCCATATTAATACCAATCCGGGATTATGCTAAAGCGTGCAGGGAGCATGATGGCAACCTTACCCTGGCCGGGTTTATTGGCAATCACCTGTTAAGGGAAGACCCTGTGAACGCTGTTTATTTCAACAGGTTTTTAATAAAACAAATAGAGGACGGACGTACGGTGATTTTACTTGACGGCCTGGATGAGGTTCCTGCCATGGACCGGCACCGGATTGTTGATTCAATTCAAATTTTTCTTCGCACTTACATTAATCCAACCCTCGATAAATTCTTCGGAGATCCGGGGGATATTGGGGGTAACCAGATGGTTATCACCAGCAGGCTGGCGGGATATGAACTTGCCCCGGTAACCGATAAAGCTTTTAAACACTTTATCATCCGGCCATTTGATGAAAAAGGTATTGAAGACTATTGTCGCAACTGGGCCGAAATGGTATTTAGGCCCAGAACGCCAAATTATGGTGGAATGGCCGATAGGCTGGTTGCGATTATTTTGCGCGATTCGAATCCCACGGTTCGGGAGTTGGCCAAAAACCCGCTTTTGTTGCAGGTATTGTGCGAACTGACTGCCCCGGTAGATGTATTGGATGATTTACTTCCCGAAGATAGTTTAAACGAATTACCGCGAATAAGGGCTGAAATTTATGAACGCGCCATAACCGTTATGGCCAACCGCTGGAAACTGGCATACGAATCGGTTGCCGAAAAAAATGATTACGTAAAGCGCTTGCTCGAGCCCGGAAAAATAGAAGAGCTGCTTTCGTACATTGCTTTAGAAATGCAGCGCAATGAAGTGCTTACCAGGGCCACGCGCGAGCAATTACGCGGCTGGCTTGAAATAGCATTGGGCAAATTAGAAGGCAAGCCGGTTATGTTAATGCCCGCTGCCGAAGTAACCCAAACAATATCGGCTTTACTAAACCTCATCCGCACCCATGTTGGTGTTATTTCTGAAAGTGCGCCCGGAGTTTTCCAGTTTCATCACCTCACTTTCCAGGAGTACCTGGCCGGCCGGGCAAGCTGCCGTACATATAACGGAAAATCGTGGGAAACCGCAGCAAAAATAGGCGAGCTGTTAGCTTCTGTAGATAAAGGTTTGTTAAGCCAACGCTGGCGCGAACCACTACTGCTTGCCTTTGGCTATTTAGGTATCAGGGCAAAAACAGATGAAGCTGCGCCAAAGCCGGCAGAAGTGATGAAAGCTCTGCTTACAGTCTGGGAAAAAGAAGGTTCGGATATAACGCCGGAAGAGGTAGCCCTGCTGAGTACCTCATTATTGCTTGAATTACCGGATGATTTAATTTTAGAGTTGATGGGGCCCATAATCAGTAACCTCGTTGCATGCTATAGCACATGGTTTGGATCCGGTGCGTCTCGCGAAACCGTGAAATTTTTTATCCAGCCCCTGGTAAATCTGCGCAGGAGGTTAACCTCACAGTCTGGTTCAGACGGAAATAACCCCTTTGATATTGAAGCCGCAAATATCATTGAAAATGATTCGGTGCTAAGAGCTCCTTTAGCGAGGATTTTTGTAGATAGAGGATGGTTAACTCCTCCTATCCTGTTGGTGTTTGCTAAAGCAAGAGTGCATGATCAGGAAGCGTGGGAATGGCCGCTTCACCAGGGACTTCGGCGGGCAGTGCTTGAAAAAGAGGATTTGGAACCAAGGGTATTAGCAAACTTGTCTGCGCCAGATGCTTCAGAAAGTATTCAAAAACGAATTAACTATGACAGAGCTCTTGATGTATGGCGCGAGCAAAAAAGAGCGGATGATGAGCGGGTTGCCCGTCCTGAATTATTTAAGGTGCCAGAAATACAACATGTGCTTAACTCTGCCGGGGCAATCCGCAATCAAAGCCCTGCAACATTACGAATGCTGATTGCGCTATGCGGTGGTTTTTCTGATTTTCAATGTTCCCGCTGGATAAAAGAATACGCGGATATGGCTGTTTTTTTGCAGCAGCAAGATGCTATTCGTGAAAATCGTATAAATGAAGCCCCCGAAATATTTCTTCCACGTTGGGGGGGAGAGGATGTAGTTTACAATATGGCAGTATACCTGGATACGCAACAGGGCGGACGCCGTTCTTTAGTTAATGAGCCGGTAAATTTTATGACCGAAAATATTTCGCATGACCCATCCGAAACCTTGCTGCCAGTGTTAAAAGCCTTAATAACGGGAGAAAGTGACAAAAAAATAGTGAAACTTCTACGGCAAATTGTTGCTCTTGATAATGAAGCTGAGATTGCCGCAGAAGCCTGGATAGCATTATTGGCTATTGGGCAGGCCCCTCCTTTTCCTGGTAATTCGGTATTTGCAGAGCACATATACTGGCACTGTGGCCGGATAGTTGATGAGTTGCGCGATGTGGTAGTTCGTTTTGCGCATCGTTCAAAGGGAAATAATGAGAGTAAAAAAAAGGCAGATCAGACCGAAACAGGAGAGAACATCTGGTCGATATTGGCCCAATGGCTTCCAACTTTACCCGAACCTGAGGCGGTTACAATCTTTAGGTTTGTGATGGAGGCACTTATTGAGGCAACGGGCGAGCCGGTTAAACCTGAGTTGAAATGGAAAGGTGCGCCTAATTCACCAATGAACCTGGCAATTTGGGGTGAAGCATGGGCTGTGCTGCTATGTGGCCGGAGTGACGATGCTACATATAATCTTGCGGTCGGTTTGGATACCATGAAGTTTGCTTCCGAGCCGATCGAAATATTCCGTCAGTGTGAAGCAATTATAAAATCTGCAAATATCCGGTTTGCACCCGGCGTTGACGGCACCCTGATTGCACCGCCCCGCTTTGACTCAAATTTAGCTGCTATAAACTATTTTTGCGCGGTTGTTCAATTTTTATGTGAAACTTCAGGCATGCACGATCCCAGACTTGGAGCGGCGTTATTTGACGAGATAACCTCTGATCTTTTTAAAGCGCGTGAAGATCTCCCTCCGATGATTATACTCTTGGCGGCCTATCTCGATGCGTTGAATGAAGATGGCTTTTCTATGTCTCCGGAAGAATTCGAGAGATTGCTCGAAATGTTCTCCGCAATTGATGAAGTTGAATTTCACCTGGCCGATAAATGGAAGTTAGCAGAGCTTTTATCTAACGATGATACGGCTCTTTCAGTTTCGTCCCGCTCACATTTTGATATCATTGCCGATATTTGTCGTTTGGACAATTTATCTTATACCGACGAATGGAAGGCTTTCACAATATTTTTGGCTGCTAATGTTATAAAAAAACTGGATAACAAACTCGGCTCTCGGGAAGATATATGGCTTCAACTGCAATCAGATGTACAAGCAGAAGCAAAAACGCTGTCCCAAACTTTGGCAACTTTGTTGACTCGCGCCGAGGATGGCCGGTTAACCATGAATAAAACGGTCACAAGGGTAGTTGAAGCAATTGCGTTTATAAACTCAAAAACCGCCAGGGACGTACTTAGCTGTGTTGTGCCTTTGATCAGTAGCACCACTCCATCAGAAATTCCGGTATTACGATCCTGGATTGAAAAAAAATGGCAACGTAACATTTCCGATCAAACCGTCATTTTTTTATCCCGTCACGCTGCCTTACTGATGTTTGAGCATAACCCAATTCCGGAACCTTCATGGGTTCGGCCTACATTCGATTTAACTGAATATGGTGACGATGGTTCCAGAGCACGTGCTGTTTTCGCATTACGAGGACCTATTAGTGACATAAAACGTGGGATCAGGAAGCAGTCGGTTTCGGCGTTGGGGTTCGATGTGTTAAAAGAAATTATTGATTACTGCATTGAAAAACCCCAAGAGCAATTTAAATATTTTGACGATGTTGATTTTGACGACCCAAATGTTATTGACTGGTTGAATAGTTATTCTCATCAAGCATTGAAAGATTATTCAGTGTTACATTATATTTTTGGTTGGGGAACTTGGACTTATGAGGTATTAGAAGCATTTGCCGATTCGCTTATTAAGGGATCGATCAGTTGGAATGACGCATTTATAATAGGTTATGGAATACTTGTTTATCATCAAAATGGAGTTATTCCCGTTTCTCTTCATAACATCATTCGTGAAAAAGCGGTATCTAACAAAGTTACCGCATATTTGCTCCCGGAAACGGAATCTTACAAGATGGTTGTAGATGTCGGACTTCGGGCAATTGCAGAATTAGGATTAACAAAACCACATGATAGGGCTTCTTCGATTCTACGTGCCGATTGTTTGTCTATTAACGCCGGGCACTGGGCCAATAGTTTTGGTTTTGCCGAGGTATGTGCCGATATTGCCGCATCAGATCTGCAGTGGCAGGACACCACACCTGAGGACTGCTGGGAATATGTTGAAAAACATTTTGACGACGATCGTCTGTTTGAGCTCTTTTTTTATTGGCTTGTAAAAGAGCTTGATACATTTTTACAGCGACTTTCACTCGGCAATTTCCCCGTCGAGCCGTGTGACGTTTATTCCACGAGTTTAAGAAATGCACTGTTAAGCGTTCTTTGCGTAATGTCGGAGCGAAAGAGAGATGAGCTTGCACTTTTGACAGCTGATCTTGAAGAGCAAGGGGTGCGTTTTTCAACGCTACTTCTGGATGCGGCAATTCCTTACGGTAAACTCCGGTCGAGAGTTGCAGCAGTTACTTTACTGAGTCGGTTGCCTGGGCTAAATGCTACTGAGATAAGTAAAATTATGCCGCAGGCTTTGGGTGCCGATGAACAGATGAGAAACCGTACACTCCTTTTACTCCCGAGGTTCAGGGATTTTGAAATAAGTGAATCTTTTATTGATGAGATTTTTGCCAGATTAAAAGGTGATAGCCCTGCTTCTTTAACCCTGGCCTATGCAAACCTGCTTATTAATTTTTTGAAAGCGAATAAGGTAAATAGCGCCAAAAAGCAAAGGGAAATTATAAATGCGCTCAGAAATGCAGCCACAGATTTGAAGAATATCCGGTTACTTTCACATCTTGGCGGCTCTGGGTCAACAAATTCACCACGCCGGGTTGTTCACGATGGGCGGCTTGACCAGGCTTTACTTGCTGTGATAGGAAAAAGCTATTCTGTTTTTTTTGCAAATGTATAA
- a CDS encoding MFS transporter, translated as MNQQHQPVNSAGRILTASLIGTTIEFFDFYIYATAAVLVFPRLFFSSADPTSATLESLATFALAFIARPIGAAIFGHFGDRKGRKATLVAALMTMGPSTVAIGLLPGYASIGIAAPLLLALFRFGQGLGLGGEWGGAVLLATENAPAHKKAWYGMFPQLGAPIGFLLSSGIFTILGETMSDSNFISYGWRIPFIASALLVWIGLYVRLKISETPEFVKMIDNEKQAKVPFADVFVKHTAAITLGTLATVTTFLLFYLMAVFTLSWGTSVLHYTKSSFLIIQMISMLPFGLGIPLSAKLADKYGRNRMLIAATGAIIIFGLVFAPFFSTGSLVITAVFLSVGMFLMGLTYGPIGTALAGIFPPSVRYTGASLAFTLAGILGASLTPYIATTLGHKYGLAYVGYYLTAAAVITLLALLASAKMMKQQAE; from the coding sequence ATGAACCAGCAACATCAACCTGTAAATTCTGCAGGGCGGATCCTTACCGCAAGCCTCATCGGCACCACTATTGAGTTTTTCGACTTTTATATTTATGCCACAGCTGCCGTTCTGGTTTTTCCGAGGCTGTTTTTCTCCTCCGCCGATCCTACCTCGGCCACTTTAGAATCGTTGGCAACATTTGCGCTGGCATTTATTGCACGCCCGATTGGTGCAGCCATATTCGGCCACTTTGGAGATCGTAAAGGACGAAAGGCCACCCTGGTTGCCGCCCTCATGACCATGGGACCATCAACGGTTGCAATAGGTTTGTTGCCCGGCTATGCATCCATAGGCATTGCAGCGCCATTACTGTTGGCGTTGTTTCGTTTTGGCCAGGGTTTGGGTTTAGGCGGCGAGTGGGGTGGAGCTGTGTTGCTGGCTACAGAAAACGCACCTGCGCATAAAAAAGCATGGTATGGTATGTTTCCGCAATTAGGAGCACCTATTGGCTTCCTGTTATCAAGCGGGATATTTACTATACTGGGCGAAACCATGAGCGATAGTAATTTTATAAGCTACGGCTGGCGCATCCCTTTTATTGCCAGCGCGCTGCTGGTGTGGATAGGGCTGTATGTGCGTTTAAAAATCTCCGAAACGCCCGAGTTTGTGAAAATGATTGATAATGAAAAGCAAGCTAAAGTACCCTTTGCCGATGTTTTTGTTAAGCATACAGCTGCTATTACATTAGGCACACTTGCTACGGTTACAACTTTCCTGCTTTTTTACCTTATGGCGGTGTTTACATTAAGCTGGGGCACTTCTGTACTGCATTATACTAAAAGCAGTTTCCTCATTATACAAATGATCTCGATGCTGCCTTTTGGTTTGGGCATACCGCTATCGGCCAAACTTGCCGATAAATACGGGCGTAACCGGATGCTGATAGCCGCAACAGGGGCCATCATCATATTCGGGCTTGTTTTCGCCCCGTTTTTCTCTACAGGCAGTTTGGTTATCACCGCCGTATTTTTATCTGTTGGTATGTTTTTAATGGGGCTTACTTACGGGCCTATAGGTACAGCGCTTGCGGGTATCTTTCCGCCATCGGTACGTTATACGGGGGCTTCGCTGGCATTTACGCTTGCCGGTATTTTAGGAGCCTCGTTAACTCCTTACATCGCAACCACGCTGGGGCATAAGTACGGCCTGGCATATGTAGGTTATTATTTAACTGCTGCTGCCGTAATAACGCTGCTTGCTTTATTGGCATCAGCAAAAATGATGAAGCAACAGGCCGAATAA